In the genome of Pseudanabaena mucicola str. Chao 1806, the window CCTTTATCAATTGTGTTATCGAGCATTGTTGTTCTGAGTGCGATCGGCTTCCTTCTCTGGTGGGGCTTTCAGACTGCTTACGTCTAAATATTTGACGTTGAAGTATCCGTTACATCTTATATTTTTAAGGATTTTAGCTTTGCTAAAATCCTTAAACTGTTTTTGGAATCAAACAGTAAGCAAGTGTATTGCGCTGCCTTTAGGATATGTCTCAACTTGTGTCAGTCTGAAACGGTAAGCTAAAACTGATTTCCTCAATAGCTAAAATTTAATCTAAAAGATGACCGAAATTATTCCCCAAAATGAACAAATTGGAGCTGCAATTGGGACAATTCCCAGTGGCTTGTTTATCGTTACTTCCCAACAAAATGGCTCAACAGGCACTATGCTCGCTTCTTGGGTGCAACAAGCAGGCTTTAATCCACCATCTGTAACTTTTGTGGTTGGTAAAGGTAGACCTATTGAGTCATTCTTGACTGTAGGCAGTCCTGTAGTGATTAATGTTGCTGAAAAGGGACAGGGAAAAATCATTGGACATTTTGCAAAAGGCTTTGCGCCCGATGTCGATCCTTTTGATGGGGTTGACACGGCAACTGCTCCTAGTGGTCAACTTTATCTAACTGAGGCGATCGCCTATCTTGACGCAACGATAACTAGCAGCCTTGATGCAGGTGACCATATGATTGTCTTGGCAACAATTAATGCAGGCGATCGCCTCCGCGAAGGTGAGCCTGCTATCCATACGCGCAAAAATGGCTTCAAATATTAAACCAACTAAAACTCCCTATGGGAGTTTTAGTTGGTTTAAAAAAGTAGTTGACATTAGTAGTAATGTTTGGCATATTAGTTAAGCACAAAATGCCTGATGACGCAAAAACAGTATCAGATGCGGGTGTGGCTCAGTGGTAGAGCATCTCCTTGCCAAGGAGAATGTCGTGGGTTCGAATCCCATCACCCGCTTAAAATAAAAGAAGAGACATAATTCGTCTCTTCTTTTTTAATTTGCCTGTGATGTCTAAATTATAGTGAGATCCTACCCACCTATGAGATTTGAAGCGATTGCTGATTCTGGATTGGACTTAAAATCTGATTGGAAATTTGATTTAAAAACTGCCCTATCTCATATTGATTTACCCCAAGCTGAATGGATAGGCTTACGAGAAGTTAGAGAAATTAATACAACTCGTTACGTGCGCGATCGCCTTCCTCAGTCCAATAGTCGCAGTTTATCGCATGGGGTAATGATCGAAGTATTAGTCGATGGTCAGTTTGGCTATGCCAGTACCAATCATCTCGATCTAGCCAATATGCAAATCACAGCTCAAAGAGCTTATCAACAAGCAAAAACTGCAGCAAAGTGGGCAGTACATCGCTTTAGTATCAACCAAAGACCCAAGTCAGTGGGACAATATTTCTCGCCATTTCTTAAGCCAGCCGATGCGATCGCCCCTAAAGAACTCAATGAATTACTAATTGAGATCTGCGACACCCTAAAGGTTTCCGATAAAATTGTCAAAACCAGTGCCTATGCTGTAATTACAGAAATAGAGACTCAATTTATTAGTAGTAACGGTTCAGATATTTATCAAAAATTTTTAGTTGTTGCCACCGACTATGCTGCAACTGCCCAAAATGGGGCAGTCATTCAGCGCCGTGGTGATAATGGTCAACTCGCCCGATGCAATCAAATCGGGATGGAAGTTTTTGATCATGATGCACTCTTACAAAGAGCTAAAGTAATTGGGGAGCAATCTGTGGAATTACTAGCTGCTACCGAATGCCCGATAGAAACTACTTCCCTAGTACTTGCGCCCGATCAGATGTTATTGCAAATCCATGAAAGCATCGGACACCCACTCGAAATCGATCGCATTCTTGGTGATGAACGTAACTATGCAGGTGGCAGCTTTGTCAAACTGGAAGACTTTGGCAAAATGCAGTTTGGCTCTTCATTAATGAATGTTACCTTTGACCCCACGACTTCAGGAGAATTTGCCAGCTATGCCTTTGATGATGTTGGTATTACTGCCACTAAGGAATATTTAATCAAAGAGGGAAAACTATTGCGAGGTTTAGGTAGTTCTGAAAGTCAAGTGCGATCAGGACTGCAAGGTGTAGCAAATGCTAGGGCTACTTCATGGAATCGTCCTGCGATTGATCGCATGGCAAACATCAATCTCGAAGCAGGTGATCATTCCTTTGCATCAATCATTGCTGATATTGAATATGGCGTATATATGGAGTCCAACCGCTCATGGTCAATCGATGACTATCGCAACAAATTCCAGTTTGGCTGTGAATATGCCAAACTCATCGAAAATGGCAAATTAACCAAAACTCTCCGAAATCCTAACTATCGTGGCATTACTAATCAATTTTGGCGCAGTCTTGCTAAAGTCGGCGATCATTCTACTGTAGAAGCCTATGGTTCCCCATTTTGTGGTAAGGGGGAGCCTAATCAAGTAATTCGTGTTGGACATGCTTCCCCTGTTTGTTTATTTGAAAACATAGAAGTTTTCGGTGGCGCTAGTTAAGCTCTCATTGGGTCAAATAAAAAAGGGCGCTTAGCGCCCTTTTTTTTAATTTAAGCCTAGTTGTCTCATTTCTTGCTCAAGAATGTTTAACAAATTAGTATCGTTATTAGAGCGAGCGACTTCCATGCGGCGCTTAATCGAAGCTGATAAATTTGCTTTGTGATTAGCGGCAGCTTCTGCCTTTCTTTGGCTGGTATTCATGGTATGACTATCCTATGAATTTTGCATATTGTTTGAATGTATGATTAACATAACATATACATATATATATAGTAGCGTATGTTACTAAAAGTTTATTAAATAAATGTAAAGAAAAAAGACATATTCAATGTTATGTAAGTTCGAGTTAAGTTTGCAAATTTAGTTATCTAGAAATCAAAAGCATTGCTTAGCAATGCTTTTGATTTCTAGCTTTGAGAGATATCTTGCTACGCAGGATATCTCTCAAAGCCAGTTATAAATTATCCCAAAATGACATTAAATAAGCAGTCCCTAGTAGAATAAGAAACCGATTTTTTGTGGCATGGAATTGTCATAAAAAATCGGTTTCTTATTACAGTGCTTTGCGCTTACTTAAAACCCAGAAATATTTTTGAAAGCGGCGCAAAGCGCCGCTTTCAAAAATATTTCTGTACTACTCAAAGCCTCAATAGGCTGTATACACTGACATTGCGCTGCCTTACTTATAAAGAAAATTAAGCTGCTGTAAGAGGGCGATAGGTTCTGTAATTGATGTCAGGGAAGATATTGTCCATATATTCCACTTTTTCGAGCCAGCCTGCATCAATCTTACCTGCTTCAATATCTTCAAATAGTTTTTCCAAACGCATTAGGTGCGATCGCGTTCTTCTAATAGCATAGGGAACCATCGTGCCAGTTCGCATAATGAAAGCCCAATCTGAGGATTGTGCCAAAAGTAACTCTCTGGCGGCTTGATTGAGTGCGCGCCACTCTAACTCATCCGCTGGTTCACGATAGGAGAGATGAATCATCCGCTCAGCCCCTTTATGTAAATGCTGATATACCCAAGCATTGGTCTCATTAAGCCAATATTCATGGAAACCTTTATAGCCCCAACTAGATTGAGCAGGACGTGAAACCTGTTGAGTCGGATTGCTACGGAGATAATCAGCAAGATGGGTCATCTCATAGGTAGTTTGATCGTAATGGGACTTACGAATCAAGAAATCAATAAACCAGGGACCTTCGTACCACCAGTGACCGAACAACTCTGCATCATAGGGGGAAACCACAAGTGGGGGGCGACCCATCATATTATTTAAGTAGCTAACTTGGCTTTGACGATTCTGCATAAAGTTGGCTGCATGTTCGGCTGCTTTTTCCTTTGCCCAATAAGGATCGTAAAGTTGCTTCGCATCTAAACCAAAGTCACGTCCCGTAATACGGTGGTACTTAATTCCCGTATTTTTACGTTGACCATTAGGCATGATAAACGGCTTAATATACTCATAATCAGCTTCCCAGCCCAAATCTTTATAAAATTCTCGATAAACAGGATCGCCAGGATAGCCCACTTTCGACGACCACACTTGCTGTGATGATTCATGGTCACGCGCAAAAGCAGCTACGCCTGTTTCTGTAAACACAGGGGCATAGGTTCCAAATCTGGGACGGGGCTGACCGTACAAAATACCATGTCCATCCGTGAGGAAATAGCGCAAGCCTACGTCAGCAAGCATTCGCTCTAAACCATTATAGTAGGCGCATTCTGGCAACCAAATTCCATTAGGAGCGCGTCCAAATTCATTTTTATAATGCTCAACCGCAACCTCTAGCTGCGCCCAGACTGCCTCTGGATACATTTTCATTAGTGGCAGGTAGCCATGAGTTGCGCCACAGGTGATAATTTCCAAGTTGTTGGTATCTTGAAATTGTTTGAAGGCAGTTACAAGATCGCCGCCATATTTTTCCCAAATTTCGCGAGTTTCAGCAAATTCTTTGACATAGTACTCAGCAAGATACTTAACATGACCGTTATGTTCATTGTGGATGACCTCTCGTTCAACTAGTTGTTGCAGGAGCGCAAGGTGCTTATCATAACGTTCTTGGAGAAGTGGATCGCGCAACATGGACACCAATGGTGGTGTCATACTCATGGTCATTTTGAAATTAATGCCATCTCGTCTGAGTCCCTCATAAACCTTAATTAGAGGAATATAAGTCTCAGTGATTGCTTCATACAGCCATTCTTCTTCAAGTACATAGTCACTTTCAGGGTGACGGACGTAAGGCAGATGAGCGTGTAAGACCAGCGCGAGATATCCAATGCTCATAGATCTTCTTTTCCTAAAAAGTCCTTAATTTAGCCAATGATGCTTGAATTTAATGATTTACGCCTCATAGTGCCACACATCACACTTTTATATTTTGTGAATGCAATGAGTAAAAGTATTGTCCCATAAGGCATAGAGCTACTTATTGCACTTTAGTTAAGCTGAATGCGGCAAACTTAATCAGTATCGATTCATTTCTTAATGCATTTTTAAAGTAATTTTAAGCTATTGCTGTACTTAGTACGATTATGTATCGTTATTTACTAGAAAACTAATGCGGTCTTAGAATTGTCATCATTGGCTTCTGGCAATTAGGATCTTGAAAGATCAATATCGAGGTATTGCGTAAATTTTTTTATGTAAATTGTTAAAAAAAGATTACATGAGAGTGTGATACGTATTTTTATAAAAAACAGAGCAAATCGATGTAAGAAAGAGCAATTAATAGATCGCCCCTATAAAAAACGGTAATATATTTTCTTGCTACCTATAGAAATGAAAGATACCTTAAGATCGTAGATGAAGTAAAACTACCAGCTAGACTCAAAACCTTGATTATCTGAGTATTCAATTTTTGAGTAAAAACTATCTTTAGGGGGATATTAGTCTAACTCAGATTTTTATGGATTTTGCGAGATTATTTTACCGAATTGATTGTTGACAAAACACGCAAAAAATGCATTAAAAATAGCAAATGCTTGGAATGCATAATCCAGTTTTTTTTGCTGTTCACTATGAACTTGTTTTAAAGAAAAAAGCAAGGTAACTTAGATTCTGTAATTGCTCCTTAATTGAATTTTTAGTGATTTATGTAATTTGCATAAATACACTTATATAGTTCGTCTTGTTCTCACACTTGATTTGTTTAGGAGCGAAGCTAGTTTAGAGGAGGCAGTTTTTTGAAAAAGATATCTTCCAAAGACGAGGAGCTAACAACCAATGTTTCCCTGACATTGGCTGATAAGGTGTCCTCTTTGAAGGTACGTCGTTCGCTTGCAGCAATCGGTTTTGCTTTATCCGCAGGAACTGTGGGTGTATTGGTTAGTCAACAATCAGCGAATAACAATCTCAAAGCTACACCCGTCACTACTTCGTCTCGTACTTTGGCGGACGTGATGGCACAAAATCAGGAGCGTAAATATGAAATGGCTCGCACAGCGATCGCTTCTGGTATATGGGATAATACGCAAGGTGTAACTGTTCATGAAGTCCGTGAAGATGAGACTTTATGGAAACTAACTCAGATTTACCAAGTTGACGCGGCAGCGATCGCGGCTTCAAATGGGATTAGTGCGAACACTGAGTTACAACCTAGAATGAAGTTAATGATTCCGCCTGTGAATGGGTTAGTTCACAAGGTCAAGCCAGGAGATACTCTAGAAGCAATATCTAGTTACTATAATGTACCTAAAAACGAAATTATCAAGTTTACATCGCTAAGTTCGGGAGACTTTTTAGCGATTGACCAGCCTTTGGTAATCCCAGGCAATGTTGCAACCTTAATGCAGGTAAAAGAAGGTCATGTTAGAAGACAGTTACTTGCAGAGAAAGAGCGTTTGATGCAACGTTTGCAAGAGCTTGAGGGTAAAAAATCTACAGCTACTCTTGCAGTTGCCGATTCCAAGGATAATGTTGCTGATAGTGTCATATCTAAGCAGCCGAAATACATTGCTTACAAAGTTCAAAATGGCGACACTATTGAAACAATTGCTAGGCGATATGGTATTACTCAAAAGTCCATTATTGAGGCAAATAAGCTAGAAAATCCTCAATGGTTAGAGCTAAATCAAGAGTTAAAGCTACCTCAAAATCGCAATTTACCTGTAATTCAGACTGTTGCGGCGGCTAATAATGAGAAACCTTTTAAAGATGTACTATTGCCAGTAGGTGATTTATCGGCTAGTAATGCTACTGCTAATGTAAATTCTGCTGT includes:
- a CDS encoding flavin reductase family protein; the encoded protein is MTEIIPQNEQIGAAIGTIPSGLFIVTSQQNGSTGTMLASWVQQAGFNPPSVTFVVGKGRPIESFLTVGSPVVINVAEKGQGKIIGHFAKGFAPDVDPFDGVDTATAPSGQLYLTEAIAYLDATITSSLDAGDHMIVLATINAGDRLREGEPAIHTRKNGFKY
- a CDS encoding TldD/PmbA family protein — its product is MRFEAIADSGLDLKSDWKFDLKTALSHIDLPQAEWIGLREVREINTTRYVRDRLPQSNSRSLSHGVMIEVLVDGQFGYASTNHLDLANMQITAQRAYQQAKTAAKWAVHRFSINQRPKSVGQYFSPFLKPADAIAPKELNELLIEICDTLKVSDKIVKTSAYAVITEIETQFISSNGSDIYQKFLVVATDYAATAQNGAVIQRRGDNGQLARCNQIGMEVFDHDALLQRAKVIGEQSVELLAATECPIETTSLVLAPDQMLLQIHESIGHPLEIDRILGDERNYAGGSFVKLEDFGKMQFGSSLMNVTFDPTTSGEFASYAFDDVGITATKEYLIKEGKLLRGLGSSESQVRSGLQGVANARATSWNRPAIDRMANINLEAGDHSFASIIADIEYGVYMESNRSWSIDDYRNKFQFGCEYAKLIENGKLTKTLRNPNYRGITNQFWRSLAKVGDHSTVEAYGSPFCGKGEPNQVIRVGHASPVCLFENIEVFGGAS
- a CDS encoding glycoside hydrolase family 57 protein is translated as MSIGYLALVLHAHLPYVRHPESDYVLEEEWLYEAITETYIPLIKVYEGLRRDGINFKMTMSMTPPLVSMLRDPLLQERYDKHLALLQQLVEREVIHNEHNGHVKYLAEYYVKEFAETREIWEKYGGDLVTAFKQFQDTNNLEIITCGATHGYLPLMKMYPEAVWAQLEVAVEHYKNEFGRAPNGIWLPECAYYNGLERMLADVGLRYFLTDGHGILYGQPRPRFGTYAPVFTETGVAAFARDHESSQQVWSSKVGYPGDPVYREFYKDLGWEADYEYIKPFIMPNGQRKNTGIKYHRITGRDFGLDAKQLYDPYWAKEKAAEHAANFMQNRQSQVSYLNNMMGRPPLVVSPYDAELFGHWWYEGPWFIDFLIRKSHYDQTTYEMTHLADYLRSNPTQQVSRPAQSSWGYKGFHEYWLNETNAWVYQHLHKGAERMIHLSYREPADELEWRALNQAARELLLAQSSDWAFIMRTGTMVPYAIRRTRSHLMRLEKLFEDIEAGKIDAGWLEKVEYMDNIFPDINYRTYRPLTAA